The following proteins are encoded in a genomic region of Capra hircus breed San Clemente chromosome 16, ASM170441v1, whole genome shotgun sequence:
- the MYOG gene encoding myogenin: MELYETSPYFYQEPHFYDGENYLPVHLQGFEPPGYERAELGLSPEARVPLEDKGLGPAEHCPGQCLPWACKVCKRKSVSVDRRRAATLREKRRLKKVNEAFEALKRSTLLNPNQRLPKVEILRSAIQYIERLQALLSSLNQEERDLRYRGGGGPQPGVPSECSSHSASCSPQWGSALEFGPNPGDHLLPADPTDAHNLHSLTSIVDSITVEDVTAAFPDETIPN; this comes from the exons ATGGAGCTGTATGAGACCTCTCCCTACTTCTATCAGGAACCTCACTTCTATGACGGGGAGAACTACCTGCCTGTCCACCTCCAGGGCTTCGAGCCGCCAGGCTACGAGCGGGCTGAGCTCGGCCTGAGCCCCGAGGCTCGCGTGCCCCTTGAAGACAAGGGGCTGGGGCCCGCGGAGCACTGCCCGGGCCAGTGCCTGCCGTGGGCGTGTAAGGTGTGCAAGAGGAAGTCGGTGTCTGTGGACCGGCGGCGCGCCGCCACTCTGAGGGAGAAGCGCAGACTCAAGAAGGTGAATGAAGCCTTCGAGGCCCTCAAGAGGAGCACCCTGCTCAACCCCAACCAGCGGCTGCCCAAAGTGGAGATCCTGCGCAGCGCCATCCAGTACATAGAGCGCCTGCAGGCCCTGCTCAGCTCCCTCAACCAGGAGGAGCGCGATCTCCGCTACCGAGGTGGGGGCGGACCCCAGCCAGGG GTGCCCAGTGAATGCAGCTCCCATAGCGCCTCCTGCAGTCCACAGTGGGGCAGCGCACTGGAGTTTGGCCCCAACCCAGGGG ATCATCTGCTCCCAGCGGACCCTACAGATGCCCACAATCTGCACTCCCTCACCTCCATCGTGGACAGCATCACAGTGGAGGATGTCACTGCGGCCTTCCCAGATGAAACCATACCAAACTGA